A window of the Brassica oleracea var. oleracea cultivar TO1000 chromosome C1, BOL, whole genome shotgun sequence genome harbors these coding sequences:
- the LOC106343172 gene encoding glucan endo-1,3-beta-glucosidase 14-like, whose protein sequence is MHSSEMKYSCMVRSTFFLSLLFLFASQTAVAFIGTYGVNYGRIADNLPSPESVATLLKSAKIRNIRIYDADHSVLTAFRNTGIEIIVGLGNEFLKDISVAEDRAMTWVKENVEPFIRGGTRISGIAVGNEILGGTTIELWEVLLPAAKNVYYALRRLGLHNMVEVSSPHSEAVFQNSYPPSSCTFRDDVAPFMKPLLTFFWQIGSPFYINAYPFLAYKSDSKEIDLNYAIFEHTKGIYDPKTKLHYDNMFDAMVDASYAALEKAGFPKVQVIVSETGWASKGDPDEAGASVKNARTYNRNLKKRLKKRKGTPYRPNMAVKAYVFALFNENLKPGPTSERNFGLFKPDGSIAYDIGFKGLKDSSATRCGFGTSLNALVSACVVMFLLLHRLV, encoded by the exons ATGCATTCCTCGGAGATGAAATATTCATGTATGGTTCGTTCTACTTTCTTCCTCTCGCTTCTTTTCCTCTTCGCTTCACAAACGGCCGTGGCATTCATTGGAACGTACGGTGTAAACTACGGTCGCATAGCCGACAACCTCCCATCTCCTGAATCAGTAGCAACTCTCCTTAAATCAGCGAAGATCAGAAACATACGTATCTACGACGCTGATCACTCCGTCCTCACGGCCTTCCGTAATACCGGGATAGAGATCATCGTTGGCCTAGGCAATGAGTTTCTCAAGGACATTAGCGTTGCGGAAGACCGAGCCATGACTTGGGTTAAAGAAAACGTCGAGCCTTTCATACGAGGTGGTACTAGAATTAGCGGTATAGCCGTGGGAAACGAGATTTTAGGTGGCACCACTATCGAGCTTTGGGAAGTTCTTTTACCTGCGGCCAAGAACGTTTACTACGCTCTTCGCCGTCTCGGACTTCACAATATGGTCGAG GTGTCGAGTCCACACTCGGAAGCGGTGTTTCAGAACTCGTATCCACCGTCATCATGCACGTTCAGGGACGATGTGGCGCCGTTTATGAAGCCGTTGTTAACATTTTTCTGGCAAATTGGGTCGCCGTTCTACATTAACGCTTACCCTTTTCTAGCTTATAAATCTGATTCAAAGGAAATTGACCTTAACTACGCCATCTTCGAGCATACCAAAGGCATATACGACCCCAAAACTAAGCTTCATTACGATAACATGTTCGATGCTATGGTCGATGCTTCTTATGCTGCTCTCGAAAAAGCTGGCTTTCCAAAAGTGCAG GTCATTGTTTCGGAGACCGGGTGGGCATCAAAAGGCGACCCAGATGAAGCCGGAGCATCGGTGAAGAACGCGAGAACATACAATCGGAATCTTAAAAAACGACTAAAGAAGAGAAAAGGCACACCGTACAGACCAAACATGGCGGTGAAAGCTTACGTGTTTGCTCTATTCAACGAGAATCTGAAGCCCGGTCCCACTTCCGAGAGGAACTTTGGTCTTTTCAAACCCGACGGTAGTATTGCCTACGACATTGGTTTCAAGGGACTCAAGGACTCTTCTGCCACACGGTGTGGGTTTGGGACGTCCTTGAACGCTCTTGTTTCGGCTTGTGTTGTTATGTTTCTTCTTCTTCACCGTTTGGTGTGA
- the LOC106316642 gene encoding methyl-CpG-binding domain-containing protein 11-like, with translation MGTEEESVPVELPAPSSWKKLFFPNKVGSVKKTEIVFVAPTGEEISNRKQLDQYLKSHPGNPSITEFDWTTSGTPRRSARISDKKTKSTPSPDKEPPKKRGRTKSSGSKKDADEEGEKPEGGGVGNSHAQEEDTEMSPLKGTEENVTVKDGSGETKDDMVAEETPDPAPVQEAGGESMKEQTHDLVGDTSKESVESPTNKEEATEIKTAEANTEQKKEDAGQGAPESEPEAETKSHEGNGLTAEAEGKEKAAE, from the exons ATGGGTACAGAAGAGGAAAGTGTACCTGTGGAGCTACCAGCACCTTCTTCATGGAAAAAACTG TTTTTCCCAAACAAAGTGGGATCAGTGAAGAAAACAGAGATTGTGTTTGTTGCTCCAACGGGTGAGGAGATCAGTAACAGGAAGCAGCTTGATCAGTATCTCAAATCTCACCCTGGAAACCCCTCCATCACTGAGTTTGACTGGACCACTAGTGGGACTCCTAGGCGATCTGCAAGGATCAGTGATAAGAAGACTAAGTCGACTCCCTCACCAGATAAAGAGCCGCCTAAGAAGCGAGGTAGAACTAAATCTTCAGGGTCAAAGAAAGATGCAGACGAAGAAGGTGAGAAACCAGAGGGAGGAGGAGTGGGGAACTCTCATGCGCAAGAAGAAGATACTGAAATGTCTCCTCTTAAGGGAACGGAAGAGAATGTAACTGTTAAGGATGGCTCTGGTGAAACAAAAGACGACATGGTTGCAGAGGAGACTCCTGATCCTGCTCCGGTTCAAGAAGCTGGTGGTGAGTCGATGAAGGAGCAAACACATGATCTAGTTGGTGACACTAGCAAGGAGAGTGTGGAGTCTCCAACTAACAAAGAAGAGGCGACTGAGATCAAGACTGCTGAAGCTAACACTGAGCAGAAGAAGGAAGATGCAGGCCAAGGCGCACCCGAGTCTGAGCCTGAAGCTGAGACCAAAAGCCACGAGGGAAATGGCCTGACAGCAGAAGCTGAGGGGAAAGAGAAAGCTGCTGAGTAA